A DNA window from Parabacteroides johnsonii DSM 18315 contains the following coding sequences:
- a CDS encoding IS30 family transposase, giving the protein MKYKQLTREQRYAISLGLKEGKTQKAIALQIGVSASTVSRELRRNKSHRVYSYSLADEMSRERRERLPGNRKIPSAIEKEALRLLVEEDWSPMQISGYLKRKGYKISHETLYRRIRADFSGELASHCRHKMKYRRHISRLCPTKVTNIPNRTSIRERPLEADDTRFGDWEMDLIVGKGGKGAILTLTERSSNLLLMEKLPDGKKAASLPRVVNRLLFPYRGKGVRTITTDNGGEFACHELIEKKLRATVYFTDSYCSWQKGAIENANKLVRQYIPKGTDFNTVSDRFVMEIQKKINCRPREKLGFRSPKEYFFEKWEQQKRVV; this is encoded by the coding sequence ATGAAGTATAAACAATTAACCCGTGAGCAAAGATATGCAATATCTTTGGGACTAAAAGAAGGTAAGACCCAAAAAGCGATAGCTCTTCAAATAGGAGTGTCGGCCAGTACGGTAAGTCGTGAGCTCAGACGCAATAAAAGTCATCGTGTTTATAGTTATAGCCTTGCGGATGAGATGTCGCGCGAACGGCGTGAACGTCTCCCCGGCAATCGTAAAATTCCTAGCGCCATAGAAAAAGAGGCGTTGCGTTTGTTGGTAGAAGAAGATTGGTCTCCCATGCAAATATCCGGTTATTTGAAGAGGAAAGGGTATAAGATCTCCCATGAGACCCTCTATAGACGTATACGTGCGGACTTTAGTGGTGAGCTTGCTTCCCATTGTCGTCACAAGATGAAGTATCGTCGGCATATATCCCGTCTTTGTCCTACAAAAGTCACGAACATCCCCAACCGCACGAGTATCCGCGAACGCCCTTTGGAAGCGGATGACACCCGCTTCGGCGACTGGGAGATGGATCTTATCGTTGGCAAGGGGGGCAAAGGGGCGATCCTTACCTTAACCGAGAGGTCAAGCAACTTATTGCTGATGGAAAAGCTGCCCGATGGCAAGAAGGCAGCTTCCCTGCCGAGAGTGGTGAACCGTCTTCTGTTCCCTTATAGGGGCAAAGGCGTTAGGACCATAACGACGGATAATGGCGGCGAGTTTGCCTGCCATGAACTCATAGAGAAAAAGTTAAGAGCTACCGTCTATTTTACGGACAGTTATTGCTCTTGGCAAAAAGGGGCTATAGAGAATGCCAATAAGCTGGTTAGGCAGTACATCCCAAAAGGCACTGATTTTAATACGGTGAGCGACCGTTTCGTCATGGAGATACAGAAGAAGATCAACTGTAGGCCTCGGGAAAAGCTGGGCTTCAGAAGCCCCAAAGAGTATTTTTTCGAGAAATGGGAGCAACAAAAACGGGTGGTATAA
- a CDS encoding T9SS type B sorting domain-containing protein translates to MYMLRTEIRKLGGLICFLFVVLAIQAQQYTVTGGSGTPYLLENPGNRIRIYLVYGMENVEISYTSSSANHQWYRYKQKALDREPVSCEQNGATSVIRNIEEDAGYYVEDPASGLNGWYVWIIDYSKYAFNVERITVKGNCDGFWLEGSPAVPVMYYYTPSGSRMTVKREFDVAYQTLEWSEDNKYFSPKNVQRVLTEGPYSVKISDNNTIPLCDTEVTLSGDQFAKHFGVEKSITSDTYQAVAVEVHVDTTFMMDNAENMTAGDGEYISAPATVTFRAYANDPVATLYTWKIYRSDQENGAENPLVEYRDEEIDYTFTEKGDYTAVATVSNATGECEAVSNSIEIKIAESELQIPNAFSPGTTPGINDEFRVAYKSLVTYKCWIFNRWGVQMYHSTNPAEGWDGKKGGKYVAPGVYFYVIDAVGSDGIKYNKKGSINILRPKKIDDEIIEQ, encoded by the coding sequence ATGTATATGCTAAGAACGGAAATTAGGAAACTGGGAGGATTGATTTGTTTCTTGTTTGTGGTGTTGGCCATTCAGGCACAGCAATATACGGTTACAGGAGGAAGTGGAACCCCTTATTTGTTGGAAAATCCAGGGAATCGTATACGGATTTATCTGGTGTATGGAATGGAGAATGTGGAGATTAGCTATACATCCTCGTCAGCCAATCATCAATGGTATCGATATAAGCAAAAGGCCTTGGACCGGGAGCCCGTTTCATGTGAACAGAACGGGGCGACATCCGTTATCCGGAATATAGAGGAGGATGCCGGATATTATGTGGAGGACCCGGCTTCCGGCTTGAATGGTTGGTATGTGTGGATTATCGATTATAGTAAATACGCTTTTAATGTCGAGCGTATTACAGTCAAAGGGAATTGTGACGGCTTTTGGCTGGAAGGTTCTCCTGCTGTCCCGGTTATGTATTATTATACCCCGTCGGGAAGCCGGATGACGGTGAAGCGGGAGTTCGATGTTGCGTATCAAACATTGGAGTGGTCTGAAGACAACAAGTATTTTTCGCCTAAGAACGTGCAAAGAGTATTGACGGAAGGACCATATTCGGTAAAGATAAGCGATAACAATACAATTCCGTTGTGCGATACGGAAGTCACTCTTTCCGGTGATCAGTTTGCAAAACATTTTGGAGTGGAGAAATCGATCACCTCGGATACCTACCAGGCGGTGGCCGTAGAGGTGCATGTCGATACGACGTTTATGATGGATAATGCGGAGAATATGACAGCGGGAGACGGGGAATATATTTCCGCTCCGGCAACGGTCACTTTTCGGGCGTATGCCAATGATCCGGTAGCGACGCTGTATACCTGGAAGATATATAGGAGCGACCAGGAAAACGGAGCTGAGAATCCGCTGGTGGAATATAGGGATGAGGAGATCGATTATACGTTTACGGAGAAAGGTGATTATACGGCGGTTGCCACTGTCAGCAACGCGACGGGAGAATGCGAGGCGGTCTCCAATTCTATTGAAATCAAGATTGCTGAATCGGAACTTCAGATCCCGAACGCTTTTTCGCCCGGTACGACACCCGGTATCAATGATGAGTTTCGTGTCGCCTACAAATCGCTTGTGACCTATAAGTGCTGGATATTCAACCGGTGGGGGGTACAGATGTACCATTCTACTAACCCGGCTGAAGGGTGGGATGGCAAAAAAGGAGGAAAATATGTTGCTCCCGGTGTCTATTTTTATGTGATAGATGCAGTGGGATCGGATGGTATTAAATATAATAAAAAAGGTTCTATAAATATTCTTAGACCCAAGAAGATTGATGATGAAATTATTGAACAGTAA
- a CDS encoding lytic transglycosylase domain-containing protein translates to MMKLLNSNSIAGFVVGSAVCLTACLSIGSSDSEKVKEQRPVVSSVTMSPDIPSSVSFCGKDIDLTRYNMHEGFDRELSSFTYFHSTTMLLIKRANRCFPIIEPILKANGIPDDFKYLAVIESHLDPRVSSPARAVGTWQLLEGTARQYGLTITPTVDERCDVTKATEAACRYLKAAYEKYGDWAMVASSYNAGMGRISGELVKQDADSSFDLWLVEETTRYVYRIMAIKQIFEAPYKYGFVLRAQDLYKPIACESVAVSTDIQDLSGFAKKNGITYADLKRFNPWLRDRKLLTAGKTYTIRIPKESDMYYKTPNTYVHNPAWVVK, encoded by the coding sequence ATGATGAAATTATTGAACAGTAATAGTATAGCCGGTTTTGTGGTGGGAAGTGCTGTGTGCCTGACCGCCTGCCTCTCCATTGGTTCGAGTGATTCGGAAAAAGTGAAAGAACAACGTCCGGTCGTTTCATCGGTGACCATGTCGCCTGATATTCCTTCTTCCGTCTCTTTTTGCGGAAAAGATATCGATTTGACGCGTTATAATATGCATGAAGGTTTTGACCGGGAATTGAGTAGCTTTACCTATTTCCATTCTACTACCATGCTGCTGATTAAGCGCGCAAACCGCTGTTTCCCGATCATCGAACCGATTCTGAAGGCTAACGGTATTCCGGACGATTTCAAGTATCTGGCGGTGATCGAGAGCCATCTCGATCCGCGTGTCTCATCGCCTGCACGGGCTGTAGGAACTTGGCAGTTGTTGGAAGGAACGGCCCGGCAGTACGGGTTGACGATAACACCTACGGTTGACGAACGTTGCGATGTGACAAAGGCGACCGAAGCAGCCTGTCGTTATCTGAAAGCGGCTTATGAAAAATATGGAGACTGGGCGATGGTCGCGTCTTCCTATAATGCCGGTATGGGACGTATTTCGGGAGAGCTTGTCAAGCAGGATGCAGACAGTTCGTTCGACCTCTGGCTGGTGGAGGAAACAACCCGCTATGTCTATCGTATCATGGCTATCAAGCAGATATTTGAAGCTCCTTATAAATATGGGTTCGTGCTAAGAGCGCAGGATCTGTATAAACCGATCGCATGCGAGAGTGTTGCCGTCTCGACGGATATTCAGGATTTGTCCGGTTTCGCCAAAAAGAATGGTATCACTTATGCCGATCTGAAACGTTTCAATCCCTGGTTGCGAGATCGTAAATTGCTGACGGCAGGAAAAACATATACGATCCGGATCCCGAAAGAATCTGATATGTATTATAAAACGCCTAACACCTATGTGCATAATCCGGCCTGGGTGGTGAAATAA
- the uvrA gene encoding excinuclease ABC subunit UvrA: protein MKDKNALEGGRISVLGARVHNLKNIDVDIPRNKLSVITGMSGSGKSSLAFDTIFAEGQRRYVETFSAYARNFLGNMERPDVDKITGLSPVISIEQKTTNKNPRSTVGTTTEVYDFFRLLYARAGEAYSYLSGEKMVKYTEEQTLELIMNQYKGKKTYLLAPLVRNRKGHYKELFEQMRKKGYLNVRVDGEMKEIFHGMKLDRYKMHSIEVVVDKLIVSESDERRLKESLRVAMKQGDGLVLVLDAETDEVRHFSRRLMDPVTGLSYSEPAPHNFSFNSPQGACPKCKGLGQVNLLDMNKIVPDTSLSIYSGGIVALGKYKNSLIFWQIEAICEKYGVTLKTPIKDIPEEAVDEIMNGTDERLQIKNDSLGTSNYFLSYEGVAKYILMQQESEASASAQKWAGQFIRMTTCPECNGQRLNKEALHYKIAGKNIAELSAMDISELYEWLEGVEEQLNPKQRQIAVEILKEIRSRLKFLLDVGLDYLALNRASATLSGGESQRIRLATQIGSQLVNVLYILDEPSIGLHQRDNVRLINSLKELRDTGNSVVVVEHDKDMMLNADYVVDMGPKAGRLGGEVVFAGTPGEMLKADTLTSAYLNGKTEIAVPKERRKGNGQFITIRGASGNNLRNVDVTFPLGTLICVTGVSGSGKSSLINRTLQPILSQHFYRSLEDPLPYKSIEGIDNVDKIVNVDQSPIGRSPRSNPATYTGVFSDIRNLFVDLPESKVRGYKPGRFSFNVSGGRCETCKGNGYKTIEMNFLPDVLVPCEECHGKRYNRETLEVRFRGKSIADILDMTINMAVEFFENIPSILSKVKVLQDVGLGYIKLGQPSTTLSGGESQRVKLATELAKKDTGKTLYVLDEPTTGLHFEDIRVLLGVLNKLVDKGNTIIVIEHNLDVIKCADYLIDMGPEGGRNGGQVLFTGTPEEMVKVKTKSYTAPFLKDELKSDKK from the coding sequence ATGAAGGATAAGAATGCATTGGAAGGCGGCCGTATTTCCGTTTTAGGCGCGCGTGTCCATAATTTGAAGAATATAGATGTCGACATACCTCGTAACAAGCTCTCCGTAATTACCGGTATGAGCGGTAGTGGTAAATCGTCTTTGGCTTTTGATACGATTTTTGCGGAAGGGCAACGCCGTTATGTGGAGACGTTCTCCGCTTATGCGCGTAACTTCTTGGGAAATATGGAACGGCCGGATGTGGATAAGATCACTGGCCTGAGCCCTGTTATCTCGATCGAGCAGAAAACAACAAACAAGAATCCGAGATCTACAGTGGGGACGACTACCGAGGTTTATGACTTTTTCCGTCTGCTTTATGCAAGGGCGGGAGAGGCTTATTCGTATTTGAGTGGCGAGAAGATGGTGAAATACACCGAGGAGCAGACGCTGGAACTGATTATGAACCAGTATAAGGGGAAGAAGACCTACTTGCTCGCTCCGCTTGTCCGTAACCGTAAGGGACATTATAAAGAACTTTTCGAACAGATGCGGAAAAAAGGCTATCTGAATGTCCGGGTGGATGGTGAGATGAAGGAGATCTTTCATGGCATGAAGCTCGACCGGTATAAGATGCACAGTATCGAGGTTGTGGTCGATAAACTGATCGTTTCGGAATCGGACGAACGTCGTTTGAAAGAAAGCCTGCGTGTCGCTATGAAGCAGGGTGACGGCCTGGTACTCGTGCTGGATGCCGAGACGGACGAAGTGCGCCATTTCAGCCGTCGGCTGATGGATCCGGTGACGGGTTTGTCTTACAGCGAACCGGCTCCCCATAATTTCTCGTTCAACTCTCCGCAGGGTGCTTGCCCGAAATGTAAAGGATTGGGACAGGTCAATTTGTTGGACATGAACAAAATCGTCCCCGATACCTCGCTCAGCATTTACAGCGGTGGGATTGTGGCGTTGGGAAAATATAAAAACTCCCTGATATTTTGGCAGATCGAAGCTATTTGCGAGAAATATGGCGTAACGTTGAAGACCCCTATCAAAGATATCCCGGAAGAAGCGGTCGATGAGATCATGAACGGGACTGACGAACGTTTGCAAATTAAAAACGATTCGTTGGGCACTTCCAATTATTTCCTGTCGTATGAAGGTGTTGCCAAATATATCCTGATGCAGCAGGAGAGCGAGGCTTCTGCTTCCGCACAGAAATGGGCGGGACAGTTTATACGGATGACTACCTGCCCGGAGTGTAACGGGCAGCGGTTGAACAAGGAAGCGCTGCATTATAAGATAGCCGGAAAGAATATTGCCGAACTTTCGGCAATGGATATCTCTGAATTGTATGAGTGGTTGGAGGGTGTCGAGGAGCAGTTGAATCCTAAGCAGAGGCAGATTGCTGTCGAAATCTTGAAGGAGATCCGTTCACGTCTGAAATTCCTGTTAGATGTCGGATTGGACTATCTCGCGTTGAACCGTGCTTCGGCGACGTTATCGGGGGGCGAGAGTCAACGCATCCGTTTGGCGACCCAGATCGGTAGCCAGCTGGTCAATGTACTTTATATCTTGGATGAACCGAGTATAGGGTTGCACCAGCGGGATAACGTTCGTTTGATCAACTCGTTGAAAGAGTTGCGCGATACGGGTAACTCTGTTGTCGTGGTCGAGCACGACAAAGACATGATGTTGAATGCGGACTATGTGGTCGATATGGGGCCGAAGGCTGGTCGTTTAGGAGGAGAAGTTGTTTTTGCCGGAACTCCCGGAGAGATGTTGAAAGCTGACACACTTACTTCAGCCTACCTGAATGGGAAGACGGAGATTGCCGTCCCGAAAGAGCGGCGGAAAGGAAACGGACAGTTCATCACGATAAGAGGGGCGAGCGGGAATAATCTGCGGAATGTGGATGTCACGTTCCCGTTGGGTACGTTGATCTGTGTCACGGGGGTATCCGGCAGTGGAAAGTCTTCTTTGATCAACCGGACCCTGCAACCGATTCTCAGCCAGCATTTCTATCGCTCCTTGGAAGATCCGTTGCCTTACAAGTCGATCGAGGGGATAGACAATGTCGATAAGATAGTCAATGTAGACCAGTCCCCGATCGGGCGTTCGCCGAGAAGTAATCCGGCTACTTATACCGGGGTCTTTTCGGATATCCGTAATCTATTTGTGGATCTGCCTGAGTCGAAAGTGCGTGGCTACAAACCCGGACGTTTCTCGTTCAATGTTTCCGGTGGACGTTGCGAGACGTGCAAGGGGAACGGATACAAGACGATTGAGATGAATTTCCTGCCGGATGTGCTAGTCCCCTGTGAAGAATGTCATGGCAAGCGGTACAATCGGGAAACATTGGAAGTCCGTTTTCGCGGGAAATCCATTGCGGACATTCTGGATATGACAATCAATATGGCTGTGGAGTTTTTCGAGAATATCCCGTCGATCCTGTCGAAAGTGAAGGTATTGCAGGATGTAGGCCTGGGCTATATCAAGTTGGGGCAACCTTCCACGACTCTTTCCGGTGGTGAGAGCCAGCGTGTCAAATTGGCGACCGAACTGGCAAAGAAAGATACAGGCAAGACGCTTTATGTATTGGACGAACCGACGACCGGTCTTCATTTCGAAGATATACGGGTCTTGTTGGGTGTCCTGAACAAACTGGTGGATAAGGGCAATACGATCATCGTTATCGAACATAACCTCGATGTCATCAAATGTGCCGACTATCTGATCGACATGGGGCCTGAAGGCGGACGTAACGGTGGGCAGGTTCTTTTCACTGGAACTCCTGAAGAAATGGTAAAAGTGAAAACGAAGAGCTATACGGCTCCATTTTTGAAAGACGAATTAAAAAGCGATAAGAAATGA
- a CDS encoding IMPACT family protein: MADDSYKTIKQVAEGYYTEKRSRFISYAIPVRTVEEVKEQLDKYRKQYYDARHVCWAYMLGPERLTFRANDDGEPSSTAGKPILGQINSNGLTDILIVVIRYFGGIELGTSGLIVAYRTAAAEAIAAAEIEERTVDEDITIAFEYPYLNGIMRIVKEENPVIVSQKFEMDCEMTLRIRKGEAERLKARLLKVESAYIPRTEF, translated from the coding sequence ATGGCGGACGACAGTTACAAGACCATTAAGCAGGTAGCTGAAGGGTACTATACGGAGAAGCGCAGCCGCTTTATCTCGTATGCGATCCCGGTGCGTACGGTGGAAGAGGTGAAAGAGCAACTGGACAAATATCGTAAACAGTATTATGATGCCCGCCATGTCTGCTGGGCCTATATGTTAGGTCCCGAACGCCTAACTTTTCGTGCGAACGATGACGGCGAGCCTTCCTCTACTGCCGGAAAACCGATTCTGGGACAGATCAACTCGAACGGGTTGACAGATATCCTGATCGTCGTGATCCGCTATTTCGGCGGAATCGAATTGGGGACGAGCGGCTTGATTGTTGCCTACCGGACAGCCGCCGCCGAAGCAATAGCTGCTGCCGAGATAGAAGAGCGCACTGTTGATGAAGATATCACCATTGCGTTCGAATACCCTTATCTGAACGGAATCATGCGTATTGTCAAGGAAGAGAATCCAGTGATCGTCTCCCAAAAGTTTGAAATGGATTGTGAAATGACTCTTCGTATCCGCAAAGGAGAGGCCGAACGTTTGAAAGCGCGGTTATTAAAGGTGGAAAGTGCCTATATTCCCAGAACCGAATTTTAA
- a CDS encoding cation:proton antiporter, whose amino-acid sequence MKKILLFSFFLMLGLVVSQFLPAMVGEGYSSVKTISNTLLYVCLAFIMINVGREFEMDKSRWRSYTEDYFIAMATAAFPWIFVALYYMFVLLPDIYWNSGEAWKENLLLSRFAAPTSAGILFTMLAAAGLKSSWVYKKVQVLAIFDDLDTILLMIPLQIMMVGLRWQLGVIILIVMGLLIIGWRKMGSYDMRQDWKAILFYAVLTCGITQAVYLVSKYFYGEDASIHIEVLLPAFVLGMVMRHKHIDTKVEHNVATAVSFLFMFLVGVSMPVFFGVDFAAQSAEATTITGAQPMMSWPVIILHVVIVSFLSNIGKLFPLFFYRERRKRERLALSIGMFTRGEVGAGIIFIALGYNLGGPALMISVLTIVFNLILTGIFVVWVEKLTRSAYELEQAGK is encoded by the coding sequence ATGAAGAAGATTCTTTTATTTTCTTTTTTTCTGATGTTGGGATTGGTTGTATCTCAATTCCTGCCTGCGATGGTAGGTGAGGGGTATTCGTCGGTGAAGACGATCTCCAATACCCTGTTGTATGTCTGCCTGGCCTTTATCATGATAAATGTGGGGCGGGAGTTCGAAATGGATAAAAGCCGTTGGCGGTCCTATACCGAAGATTATTTTATTGCAATGGCGACGGCTGCTTTCCCCTGGATCTTCGTGGCGTTATATTATATGTTCGTGTTGCTTCCCGATATTTACTGGAACAGTGGAGAAGCTTGGAAAGAAAACCTTTTGTTGAGCCGGTTTGCAGCCCCGACTTCAGCCGGTATACTGTTTACAATGTTGGCGGCGGCAGGGTTGAAATCTTCCTGGGTATACAAGAAAGTGCAGGTATTGGCAATCTTCGACGACCTCGATACGATTCTGTTGATGATTCCTTTGCAGATTATGATGGTAGGCTTGCGCTGGCAGTTGGGCGTTATCATTCTGATTGTGATGGGCCTATTGATCATCGGATGGAGAAAGATGGGAAGTTATGATATGAGGCAGGACTGGAAGGCGATTCTTTTCTATGCTGTCCTTACCTGTGGAATCACGCAGGCTGTTTATTTGGTGTCTAAGTATTTCTATGGCGAAGATGCCAGCATTCATATCGAGGTCCTGTTACCTGCGTTTGTATTAGGTATGGTGATGCGACATAAGCATATTGATACGAAGGTTGAGCACAATGTGGCGACGGCTGTCTCATTCCTCTTTATGTTCTTGGTAGGAGTCAGCATGCCGGTCTTTTTCGGAGTGGACTTCGCCGCGCAGTCTGCAGAGGCGACAACGATAACCGGAGCACAGCCGATGATGTCCTGGCCGGTGATCATCCTGCATGTCGTGATTGTTTCGTTCCTGTCCAATATCGGGAAACTGTTCCCTCTGTTTTTCTACCGGGAAAGGCGGAAGCGCGAACGCCTGGCACTGTCGATCGGCATGTTTACACGCGGTGAAGTAGGGGCCGGGATTATCTTTATTGCGCTTGGCTACAATTTAGGAGGTCCTGCGCTTATGATTTCCGTGCTCACCATAGTGTTTAATTTAATTTTAACTGGTATATTTGTCGTGTGGGTTGAAAAACTGACCCGCAGCGCTTATGAGCTGGAGCAAGCTGGCAAATAG
- the nhaA gene encoding Na+/H+ antiporter NhaA produces MDRTINVILKPLRRFAMQKPNASILLFMATILAMLFANSPWAESYHNILSHPIDLKIGNFTPFMHHGEAMPMLAFVNDALMAVFFFVIGLEIKQEILIGELSSVRKALLPIIAACGGMIVPVLFYFLVCHSAPEVRGVAIPMATDIAFALAVLGLLGKRVPLSMRIFLTALAVVDDIGGIIIIALFYSGEIAFEPLLVSLVLLALLYVGGRMRVNNIAFYYIIGFFVWMLFLESGIHPTIAGVLVAFTVPARPVVKLDDFTCEMTGYLNMLDYTEVRHSRKAAVLSPTQIQVLNNIHSLADKTISPLQSIADKLHPLVNYLILPLFAFVNAGVTFGDIGIGALPGIPLAVFLGLFVGKSLGIFLFTYVFVRLRLATMPEGVSKRNLFGVSMLGGIGFTVALFIANLSFAGMPDIGAELLNQAKLGVFAGSFISGLCGYLILKKVLPKKV; encoded by the coding sequence ATGGATAGAACCATCAACGTTATCCTTAAACCGTTGCGTCGTTTCGCTATGCAGAAACCGAACGCGAGTATCTTATTGTTCATGGCTACGATTCTTGCCATGTTATTCGCCAATTCGCCCTGGGCGGAGTCTTACCACAATATCCTGTCGCATCCGATTGATTTGAAGATAGGCAATTTCACACCGTTTATGCATCATGGAGAAGCGATGCCAATGTTGGCCTTTGTGAATGATGCTTTGATGGCGGTTTTCTTTTTTGTGATCGGATTGGAGATTAAGCAGGAAATTCTGATCGGGGAGTTGAGCTCGGTACGGAAAGCGCTGCTTCCGATTATTGCGGCCTGCGGCGGGATGATCGTTCCGGTATTGTTTTATTTTCTGGTTTGTCATTCGGCACCCGAAGTGCGAGGTGTGGCTATTCCGATGGCGACCGATATCGCCTTTGCACTGGCTGTTTTAGGGCTGTTGGGGAAACGGGTTCCGCTCAGTATGCGTATCTTCCTGACGGCATTGGCGGTGGTTGACGATATCGGCGGTATCATTATTATCGCTTTGTTTTATAGTGGTGAGATTGCGTTCGAGCCGCTTCTGGTTTCACTCGTCCTGCTGGCCTTGCTATATGTGGGGGGAAGGATGAGAGTGAATAACATTGCTTTCTATTATATAATAGGTTTCTTCGTGTGGATGCTGTTTCTTGAATCAGGTATTCATCCGACAATAGCGGGCGTACTGGTTGCATTCACCGTTCCGGCCCGTCCGGTTGTCAAGCTGGATGATTTCACTTGTGAAATGACCGGCTATCTGAATATGTTGGATTACACCGAAGTGCGTCATTCCCGGAAGGCGGCGGTTCTTTCGCCGACACAGATTCAGGTACTCAACAATATCCATTCGTTAGCGGACAAAACGATCAGTCCGTTGCAAAGTATAGCCGACAAGCTCCATCCGTTAGTCAATTATCTGATCCTGCCCCTTTTCGCCTTTGTTAACGCAGGTGTTACTTTCGGAGATATCGGGATCGGTGCGTTACCGGGAATCCCGTTGGCGGTATTCCTCGGCCTGTTTGTCGGAAAGTCGCTGGGCATATTCCTGTTCACTTATGTTTTTGTCCGTTTGCGTCTTGCAACGATGCCGGAAGGGGTGAGCAAACGGAACCTTTTCGGGGTGTCGATGTTGGGCGGTATCGGGTTCACGGTAGCCCTCTTTATCGCGAACTTGTCTTTCGCCGGGATGCCCGATATTGGAGCAGAGCTGTTGAATCAGGCAAAGTTGGGCGTATTTGCCGGTTCGTTTATTTCCGGTTTGTGCGGCTACTTGATATTAAAAAAAGTATTACCTAAAAAAGTATAG
- a CDS encoding aldo/keto reductase — MDRRKFIQTGVAGVAGLSLAHTGLANIRMAVPSDISVDRVKLGKTGLKVSRIAMGTGTKGWNYQSNQTRLGLDNFVKMARHGYERGIRFFDMADMYGSQPFVGKALKELPREKLTLMTKMWTYEEGSEKREPVSKTLDRFRQEAGTDYFDILLLHCMTKGDWAETRKFYMDGLAKAKQDGIVKAVGVSCHNWDAMVEAVDNPWCDVILARLNPFQSHMDGTTEAVNELLGKARKKGKGLIGMKIFGEGKHVSDAERERSIRFAVTESNLHCMTLGLESIAQMDDAIERVMRNAKG, encoded by the coding sequence ATGGACAGACGCAAATTTATTCAAACAGGAGTTGCCGGAGTAGCCGGTTTATCTTTAGCTCACACGGGACTTGCCAATATACGGATGGCCGTTCCTTCGGATATATCGGTTGACAGGGTGAAACTGGGAAAGACCGGATTGAAAGTCTCCCGTATAGCTATGGGAACCGGGACGAAAGGCTGGAATTACCAGTCCAACCAGACCCGGCTCGGACTGGATAACTTTGTGAAGATGGCCCGTCACGGTTATGAACGCGGTATTCGTTTCTTCGACATGGCCGATATGTACGGTTCGCAGCCATTTGTCGGAAAAGCCCTGAAAGAGTTGCCCCGCGAGAAACTCACCCTGATGACGAAGATGTGGACGTACGAAGAAGGGTCGGAAAAACGTGAGCCGGTCAGCAAAACACTTGACCGTTTCCGCCAGGAAGCTGGTACAGACTATTTTGATATCCTTCTGTTGCACTGCATGACGAAAGGCGACTGGGCGGAAACCCGTAAGTTTTATATGGACGGTCTGGCAAAGGCCAAGCAGGACGGTATTGTGAAAGCTGTCGGCGTCTCCTGTCATAACTGGGATGCGATGGTCGAGGCTGTCGACAACCCGTGGTGCGACGTTATCCTTGCTCGTCTGAATCCGTTCCAAAGCCATATGGATGGCACGACTGAAGCTGTAAACGAACTTTTAGGTAAGGCCCGCAAAAAAGGTAAAGGGCTTATCGGAATGAAAATTTTCGGTGAAGGCAAACACGTTTCTGATGCAGAACGTGAACGTTCCATCCGTTTTGCCGTCACCGAAAGCAATCTGCATTGCATGACACTCGGTCTGGAGTCCATCGCTCAGATGGACGATGCGATAGAGCGGGTGATGCGGAATGCCAAAGGATAA